From Camelus ferus isolate YT-003-E chromosome 18, BCGSAC_Cfer_1.0, whole genome shotgun sequence, one genomic window encodes:
- the LOC116657561 gene encoding serine/threonine-protein kinase TAO2-like, whose protein sequence is MAFRALQGCGAVGDRGLFALYPKTNKDGFRSRLPVPGPRRGNPRTARHPLALLARFWALCKGWNWRLAQASQGLASHLPPWAIHTLASWGLLRGERPSRIPRLLPRSQRRIGPTASHQPPPGTQAGRRSRPRQSRSLPPWR, encoded by the coding sequence ATGGCCTTCCGggccctgcagggctgtggggccGTGGGTGACCGCGGCCTGTTTGCACTCTACCCCAAGACCAACAAGGATGGCTTCCGCAGCCGTCTCCCTGTCCCTGGGCCCCGGCGGGGTAATCCTCGCACTGCCCGACACCCACTGGCCCTGTTGGCAAGGTTTTGGGCCCTGTGCAAGGGCTGGAACTGGCGCCTAGCACAGGCCAGCCAGGGTTTAGCCTCCCACTTGCCCCCCTGGGCCATCCACACACTGGCCAGCTGGGGCCTGCTTCGAGGTGAGAGGCCCAGCCGTATCCCCCGGCTACTACCACGCAGCCAGCGCCGGATTGGCCCCACTGCCTCCCATCAGCCACCACCAGGGACTCAGGCTGGGCGGAGATCCCGACCCCGCCAGTCCCGGTCCCTGCCTCCATGGAGGTGA
- the HIRIP3 gene encoding HIRA-interacting protein 3 — protein MAREDEMQEFTRSFFRGRPDLSTLTHSIVRRRFLAYAGRDHLEPEEKQALKRLVEEELLKMQVDEAGTKEERRDLAKKAKRSPTTGRDPERKRFRLNSESEPSSAASSPDCLGPPAKNGMTAEVSPAEHESPKQASKAVEQSSDEEEQQRKLNAKIGLEKEVVKESSEEEEEGSARTSKVWKESSEEEEDEENEGKEEDEEEEEKEPKGRTRKKPGTKNKQAQGKASASRKQAREESEDSEEERAQRTGSKVEGKKGTKSHEESEKESEEEEEAALAKRKEREEGDWKPRAQGNGGKSSVWEKRSCKQKSRAARLLGDSGDREEQKETAAAGSGDTSGEDEEPLVQMKSKDKTQWKGEKRQSGNSEEDGEDSWRKVKPTTGKTAKVGSFNSEASDSEKEVSDSQAEGSPKRERKNRSSQKSSKKGRTRSSSSSSTGDSPEPKGGKAGSGRRGEDHPAVMRLKRYIRACGAHRNYKKLLGSCRSHKERLSVLRAELEALGMKGNPSLEKCRALKEQREEAAEVASLDITNIISSSGRPRRRTAWNPSEASPPGELYRRTLDSDEERPRPPPPDWSHMRGIISSDGESN, from the exons ATGGCGCGGGAGGATGAGATGCAGGAGTTCACCCGTAGCTTCTTCCGAGGCCGCCCAGACCTCAG CACGCTTACGCACTCCATCGTGCGGCGGAGGTTCTTGGCTTATGCGGGCCGCGACCACCTGGAACCTGAGGAGAAGCAGGCGCTGAAAAGGCTagtggaggaggagctgctgaAGATGCAG GTGGATGAAGCGGGTACCAAGGAAGAGAGACGCGACCTTGCCAAGAAGGCGAAGAGGTCTCCCACCACCGGCCGTGATCCAGAGAGAAAAAGGTTCCGTTTGAATTCAGAGTCAG agcccagctctgcagcctccAGTCCAGACTGCCTCGGCCCCCCAGCAAAAAATGGGATGACAGCAGAAGTCAGTCCAGCTGAGCATGAGAGTCCAAAGCAAGCCTCAAAGGCAGTTGAGCAGAGCAGTGATGAAGAAGAACAACAGAGGAAACTGAATGCAAAGATTGGATTAGAGAAGGAGGTGGTGAAGGAGAgtagtgaggaggaggaggagggctctgCCAGAACGAGCAAGGTCTGGAAAGAGAGcagtgaggaagaggaagatgaggaaaatgaagggaaggaggaggatgaggaggaggaggaaaaggagcccAAGGGCAGGACTAGGAAGAAGCCTGGGACAAAGAATAAGCAGGCACAAGGCAAGGCCTCAGCCAGTAGGAAGCAGGccagggaggagagtgaggacaGTGAAGAGGAACGTGCCCAAAGGACAGGAAGTAAggtggaggggaagaaaggaactAAAAGCCATGAGGAAAGTGAaaaggagagtgaggaggaggaggaggcggccctagccaagaggaaagaaagagaggaaggggatTGGAAACCCAGAGCTCAGGGCAATGGAGGAAAAAGTTCCGTTTGGGAGAAGAGGAGCTGTAAGCAGAAAAGCAGGGCAGCAAGACTGCTGGGAGActcaggggacagagaggaacagaaggaaacagcagcagcaggcagTGGGGATACCAGTGGGGAAGATGAGGAGCCCCTGGTGCAGATGAAGAGCAAGGACAAGACCCAGTGGAAGGGTGAAAAAAGGCAGAGTGGGAACAGtgaggaggatggggaagatAGCTGGAGGAAGGTGAAACCAACTACTGGAAAGACAGCCAAAGTGGGCAGTTTCAACAGTGAGGCAAGTGACTCAGAGAAGGAGGTGAGTGacagccaggcagaggggagccccaaaagggagaggaagaaccGCTCTTCCCAGAAGAGCTCCAAGAAAGGCAGGACACGAagctcctcctcttcttccacaGGGGACAGTCCAGAACCCAAAGGTGGGAAG GCTGGCTCTGGTCGCCGTGGTGAGGACCACCCGGCTGTGATGAGGCTAAAGCGCTACATTAGGGCCTGTGGTGCCCATCGAAACTACAAGAAGTTGCTGGGCTCTTGCCGCTCACACAAGGAACGCCTGAGTGTTCTCCGGGCAGAGCTGGAAGCCCTGGGCATGAAGG GTAACCCTTCCTTAGAGAAATGTCGGGCCCTGAAGGAACAGCgggaggaggcagctgaggtGGCCTCCTTGGATATTACCAACATCATCAGCAGTTCAG GCCGGCCACGTAGACGCACAGCCTGGAACCCTTCAGAAGCATCCCCACCAGGGGAGCTATACCGCCGGACCCTGGACTCTGATGAAGAGCGGCCCCGTCCCCCACCTCCAGACTGGTCCCACATGCGTGGCATCATCAGCAGTGACGGGGAGAGCAACTGA
- the TAOK2 gene encoding serine/threonine-protein kinase TAO2 isoform X1, giving the protein MPAGGRAGSLKDPDVAELFFKDDPEKLFSDLREIGHGSFGAVYFARDVRNSEVVAIKKMSYSGKQSNEKWQDIIKEVRFLQKLRHPNTIQYRGCYLREHTAWLVMEYCLGSASDLLEVHKKPLQEVEIAAVTHGALQGLAYLHSHNMIHRDVKAGNILLSEPGLVKLGDFGSASIMAPANSFVGTPYWMAPEVILAMDEGQYDGKVDVWSLGITCIELAERKPPLFNMNAMSALYHIAQNESPVLQSGHWSEYFRNFVDSCLQKIPQDRPTSEVLLKHRFVLRERPPTVIMDLIQRTKDAVRELDNLQYRKMKKILFQEAPNGPGAEAPEEEEEAEPYMHRAGTLTSLESSHSVPSMSISASSQSSSVNSLADASDNEEEEEEEEEEEEEEEGPEAREMAMMQEGEHTVTSHSSIIHRLPGSDNLYDDPYQPEMTPGPLQPPAAPAPTSTTSSARRRAYCRNRDHFATIRTASLVSRQIQEHEQDSALREQLSGYKRMRRQHQKQLLALESRLRGEREEHSARLQRELEAQRAGFGAEAEKLSRRHQAIGEKEARAAQAEERKFQQHILGQQKKELAALLEAQKRTYKLRKEQLKEELQENPSTPKREKAEWLLRQKEQLQQCQAEEEAGLLRRQRQYFELQCRQYKRKMLLARHSLDQDLLREDLNKKQTQKDLECALLLRQHEATRELELRQLQAVQRTRAELTRLQHQTELGNQLEYNKRREQELRQKHAAQVRQQPKSLKSKELQIKKQFQETCKIQTRQYKALRAHLLETTPKAQHKSLLKRLKEEQTRKLAILAEQYDQSISEMLSSQALRLDETQEAEFQALRQQLQQELELLNAYQSKIKIRTESQHERELRELEQRVALRRALLEQRVEEELLALQTGRSERIRSLLERQAREIEAFDAESMRLGFSSMALGGIPAEAAAQGYPAPPPAPAWPSRPVPRSGAHWSHGPPPPGMPPPAWRQPSLLAPPGPPNWLGPPAQSGTPRGGALLLLRNSPQPLRRAASGGSGSDNVGPPAAAVPGPLSRSTSVASHILNGSSHFYS; this is encoded by the exons ATGCCAGCTGGGGGCCGGGCCGGGAGCCTGAAGGACCCCGATGTGGCTGAGCTCTTCTTCAAAGATGACCCTGAAAAGCTCTTTTCTGACCTCCGGGAAATCGGCCATGGCAGCTTTGGAGCCGTGTACTTT GCCCGGGATGTCCGGAATAGTGAGGTGGTGGCCATCAAGAAGATGTCCTACAGTGGGAAGCAGTCAAATGAG AAGTGGCAGGACATCATCAAAGAGGTGCGGTTCCTACAGAAGCTCCGGCATCCCAATACCATTCAGTACCGGGGCTGTTACCTGAGGGAGCACACGGCTTGG CTGGTGATGGAGTATTGCCTGGGCTCAGCTTCTGACCTTCTAGAAG TGCACAAGAAACCCCTTCAGGAGGTGGAGATTGCAGCTGTGACTCACGGAGCCCTTCAGGGCCTGGCTTATCTGCACTCCCACAACATGATCCATAG GGATGTGAAGGCTGGAAACATCCTGCTGTCAGAGCCAGGCTTGGTGAAGCTGGGGGACTTCGGCTCTGCATCCATCATGGCACCTGCCAACTCCTTTGTGGGCACCCCGTACTG GATGGCTCCAGAAGTGATCCTGGCAATGGATGAGGGGCAATATGATGGCAAGGTGGATGTCTGGTCCTTGGGCATAACCTGCATTGAGCTGG CGGAACGGAAACCACCGCTGTTTAACATGAATGCGATGAGTGCCTTATACCACATTGCACAGAACGAGTCCCCCGTGCTCCAGTCAGGACACTG GTCTGAGTATTTCCGGAATTTTGTCGACTCCTGCCTTCAGAAAATCCCTCAAGACAGACCAACCTCAGAGGTTCTTTTGAAG CACCGTTTTGTGCTCCGGGAGCGGCCACCTACAGTCATCATGGACTTAATCCAGAGGACCAAGGATGCTGTTCGGGAGCTGGACAACCTGCAGTACCGCAAGATGAAGAAGATACTGTTCCAAGAGGCACCCAATGGCCCTGGCGCTgaggccccagaggaggaggag GAGGCAGAGCCCTACATGCACCGGGCTGGGACGCTGACCAGTCTAGAGAGTAGCCACTCAGTGCCCAGCATGTCCATCAGCGCCTCCAGCCAAAGCAGCTCCGTCAACAGCCTAGCAGATGCTTCTGACaacgaggaggaagaggaagaggaagaagaggaggaggaggaggaggaaggccctGAAGCCCGGGAGATGGCCATGATGCAGGAAGGGGAGCACACAGTCACTTCCCACAGCTCCATCATCCACCGGCTGCCG GGCTCTGACAACCTGTATGATGACCCCTACCAGCCAGAGATGACCCCAGGCCCTCTCCAGCCACCTGCAGCCCCGGCTCCCACCTCTACCACCTCTTCTGCCCGTCGCCGGGCCTACTGCCGCAATCGGGACCACTTTGCCACCATCCGTACTGCCTCCCTG GTCAGCCGACAGATCCAGGAGCATGAGCAGGACTCAGCTCTGCGGGAGCAGCTGAGCGGCTATAAGCGTATGCGACGACAGCACCAGAAACAGCTGCTGGCGTTGGAGTCGAGGCTGAGGGGTGAACGTGAGGAGCATAGTGCACGGCTGCAGCGGGAGCTCGAGGCACAGCGGGCTGGCTTTGGGGCTGAGGCAGAAAAGCTGTCACGGCGGCACCAGGCCATCGGAGAAAAAGAGGCGCGAGCTGCCCAAGCTGAGGAGCGTAAGTTCCAACAGCACATCCTCGGGCAACAGAAGAAGGAACTGGCCGCCCTGCTGGAAGCGCAGAAGAGAACCTACAAACTTCGGAAGGAGCAGCTAAAGGAG GAGCTCCAGGAGAACCCCAGCACACCCAAGCGGGAGAAGGCTGAGTGGCTTTTGCGGCAGAAGGAGCAGCTACAGCagtgccaggcagaggaggaggctgggctgctACGGCGGCAGCGCCAGTACTTTGAGCTGCAGTGTCGCCAGTACAAACGCAAGATGCTGCTGGCTCGTCACAGCCTGGACCAGGATCTGCTGCGAGAG GACTTGAacaagaaacagacacagaaggacTTGGAGTGTGCATTGCTGCTACGGCAGCATGAGGCCACACGGGAGCTGGAGCTACGGCAGCTCCAAGCTGTACAGCGCACTCGGGCTGAGCTCACCCGCCTGCAGCACCAGACGGAGTTGGGCAACCAGCTGGAGTACAACAAGCGGCGTGAGCAAGAGTTGCGGCAGAAGCATGCAGCCCAGGTTCGCCAGCAGCCCAAGAGCCTCAAA TCTAAGGAGCTGCAGATCAAGAAGCAGTTCCAGGAGACGTGTAAGATCCAGACTCGGCAGTACAAGGCTCTGCGGGCACACTTGCTGGAGACGACGCCCAAAGCTCAGCACAAGAGCCTCCTTAAGCGGCTCAAAGAAGAACAGACCCGCAAGCTGGCAATCCTAGCGGAACAGTACGACCAGTCCATCTCAGAGATGCTCAGCTCACAGGCG CTACGGCTTGATGAGACCCAGGAGGCAGAGTTCCAGGCCCTGCGGCAGCAGCTTCAACAGGAGCTGGAGCTGCTCAATGCCTACCAGAGCAAGATCAAGATCCGCACGGAGAGTCAACACGAGAGGGAGCTACGGGAGCTGGAGCAGAGAGTAGCTCTGAGGCGGGCACTGCTGGAACAGCGG GTGGAAGAGGAGCTGCTGGCCCTGCAGACAGGGCGCTCTGAGCGAATACGGAGTTTGCTTGAGCGGCAGGCCCGTGAGATCGAGGCTTTCGATGCTGAGAGCATGCGGCTGGGCTTCTCCAGTATGGCTCTGGGGGGCATCCCAGCTGAGGCCGCTGCCCAGGGCTATCCcgctccaccccctgcccccgcctggcCCTCCCGTCCTGTTCCCCGTTCAGGGGCACATTGGAGCCACGGCCCTCCTCCACCAGGCATGCCCCCACCAGCCTGGCGTCAGCCCTCTCTTCTGGCTCCCCCGGGACCCCCAAACTGGCTGGGACCCCCAGCACAGAGTGGGACCCCCCGTGGTGGAGCCCTGCTGCTGCTAAGAAATAGCCCCCAGCCTCTGCGGCGAGCAGCCTCAGGGGGCAGTGGCAGTGACAATGTGGGCCCACCTGCTGCCGCAGTGCCTGGGCCTCTGAGCCGCAGCACCAGTGTTGCTTCCCACATCCTCAATGGTTCCTCCCACTTCTATTCCTGA
- the TAOK2 gene encoding serine/threonine-protein kinase TAO2 isoform X2, whose amino-acid sequence MPAGGRAGSLKDPDVAELFFKDDPEKLFSDLREIGHGSFGAVYFARDVRNSEVVAIKKMSYSGKQSNEKWQDIIKEVRFLQKLRHPNTIQYRGCYLREHTAWLVMEYCLGSASDLLEVHKKPLQEVEIAAVTHGALQGLAYLHSHNMIHRDVKAGNILLSEPGLVKLGDFGSASIMAPANSFVGTPYWMAPEVILAMDEGQYDGKVDVWSLGITCIELAERKPPLFNMNAMSALYHIAQNESPVLQSGHWSEYFRNFVDSCLQKIPQDRPTSEVLLKHRFVLRERPPTVIMDLIQRTKDAVRELDNLQYRKMKKILFQEAPNGPGAEAPEEEEEAEPYMHRAGTLTSLESSHSVPSMSISASSQSSSVNSLADASDNEEEEEEEEEEEEEEEGPEAREMAMMQEGEHTVTSHSSIIHRLPGSDNLYDDPYQPEMTPGPLQPPAAPAPTSTTSSARRRAYCRNRDHFATIRTASLVSRQIQEHEQDSALREQLSGYKRMRRQHQKQLLALESRLRGEREEHSARLQRELEAQRAGFGAEAEKLSRRHQAIGEKEARAAQAEERKFQQHILGQQKKELAALLEAQKRTYKLRKEQLKEELQENPSTPKREKAEWLLRQKEQLQQCQAEEEAGLLRRQRQYFELQCRQYKRKMLLARHSLDQDLLREDLNKKQTQKDLECALLLRQHEATRELELRQLQAVQRTRAELTRLQHQTELGNQLEYNKRREQELRQKHAAQVRQQPKSLKSKELQIKKQFQETCKIQTRQYKALRAHLLETTPKAQHKSLLKRLKEEQTRKLAILAEQYDQSISEMLSSQAVVSSILLLQRFNEHLRAHVQVYLGDKFLEV is encoded by the exons ATGCCAGCTGGGGGCCGGGCCGGGAGCCTGAAGGACCCCGATGTGGCTGAGCTCTTCTTCAAAGATGACCCTGAAAAGCTCTTTTCTGACCTCCGGGAAATCGGCCATGGCAGCTTTGGAGCCGTGTACTTT GCCCGGGATGTCCGGAATAGTGAGGTGGTGGCCATCAAGAAGATGTCCTACAGTGGGAAGCAGTCAAATGAG AAGTGGCAGGACATCATCAAAGAGGTGCGGTTCCTACAGAAGCTCCGGCATCCCAATACCATTCAGTACCGGGGCTGTTACCTGAGGGAGCACACGGCTTGG CTGGTGATGGAGTATTGCCTGGGCTCAGCTTCTGACCTTCTAGAAG TGCACAAGAAACCCCTTCAGGAGGTGGAGATTGCAGCTGTGACTCACGGAGCCCTTCAGGGCCTGGCTTATCTGCACTCCCACAACATGATCCATAG GGATGTGAAGGCTGGAAACATCCTGCTGTCAGAGCCAGGCTTGGTGAAGCTGGGGGACTTCGGCTCTGCATCCATCATGGCACCTGCCAACTCCTTTGTGGGCACCCCGTACTG GATGGCTCCAGAAGTGATCCTGGCAATGGATGAGGGGCAATATGATGGCAAGGTGGATGTCTGGTCCTTGGGCATAACCTGCATTGAGCTGG CGGAACGGAAACCACCGCTGTTTAACATGAATGCGATGAGTGCCTTATACCACATTGCACAGAACGAGTCCCCCGTGCTCCAGTCAGGACACTG GTCTGAGTATTTCCGGAATTTTGTCGACTCCTGCCTTCAGAAAATCCCTCAAGACAGACCAACCTCAGAGGTTCTTTTGAAG CACCGTTTTGTGCTCCGGGAGCGGCCACCTACAGTCATCATGGACTTAATCCAGAGGACCAAGGATGCTGTTCGGGAGCTGGACAACCTGCAGTACCGCAAGATGAAGAAGATACTGTTCCAAGAGGCACCCAATGGCCCTGGCGCTgaggccccagaggaggaggag GAGGCAGAGCCCTACATGCACCGGGCTGGGACGCTGACCAGTCTAGAGAGTAGCCACTCAGTGCCCAGCATGTCCATCAGCGCCTCCAGCCAAAGCAGCTCCGTCAACAGCCTAGCAGATGCTTCTGACaacgaggaggaagaggaagaggaagaagaggaggaggaggaggaggaaggccctGAAGCCCGGGAGATGGCCATGATGCAGGAAGGGGAGCACACAGTCACTTCCCACAGCTCCATCATCCACCGGCTGCCG GGCTCTGACAACCTGTATGATGACCCCTACCAGCCAGAGATGACCCCAGGCCCTCTCCAGCCACCTGCAGCCCCGGCTCCCACCTCTACCACCTCTTCTGCCCGTCGCCGGGCCTACTGCCGCAATCGGGACCACTTTGCCACCATCCGTACTGCCTCCCTG GTCAGCCGACAGATCCAGGAGCATGAGCAGGACTCAGCTCTGCGGGAGCAGCTGAGCGGCTATAAGCGTATGCGACGACAGCACCAGAAACAGCTGCTGGCGTTGGAGTCGAGGCTGAGGGGTGAACGTGAGGAGCATAGTGCACGGCTGCAGCGGGAGCTCGAGGCACAGCGGGCTGGCTTTGGGGCTGAGGCAGAAAAGCTGTCACGGCGGCACCAGGCCATCGGAGAAAAAGAGGCGCGAGCTGCCCAAGCTGAGGAGCGTAAGTTCCAACAGCACATCCTCGGGCAACAGAAGAAGGAACTGGCCGCCCTGCTGGAAGCGCAGAAGAGAACCTACAAACTTCGGAAGGAGCAGCTAAAGGAG GAGCTCCAGGAGAACCCCAGCACACCCAAGCGGGAGAAGGCTGAGTGGCTTTTGCGGCAGAAGGAGCAGCTACAGCagtgccaggcagaggaggaggctgggctgctACGGCGGCAGCGCCAGTACTTTGAGCTGCAGTGTCGCCAGTACAAACGCAAGATGCTGCTGGCTCGTCACAGCCTGGACCAGGATCTGCTGCGAGAG GACTTGAacaagaaacagacacagaaggacTTGGAGTGTGCATTGCTGCTACGGCAGCATGAGGCCACACGGGAGCTGGAGCTACGGCAGCTCCAAGCTGTACAGCGCACTCGGGCTGAGCTCACCCGCCTGCAGCACCAGACGGAGTTGGGCAACCAGCTGGAGTACAACAAGCGGCGTGAGCAAGAGTTGCGGCAGAAGCATGCAGCCCAGGTTCGCCAGCAGCCCAAGAGCCTCAAA TCTAAGGAGCTGCAGATCAAGAAGCAGTTCCAGGAGACGTGTAAGATCCAGACTCGGCAGTACAAGGCTCTGCGGGCACACTTGCTGGAGACGACGCCCAAAGCTCAGCACAAGAGCCTCCTTAAGCGGCTCAAAGAAGAACAGACCCGCAAGCTGGCAATCCTAGCGGAACAGTACGACCAGTCCATCTCAGAGATGCTCAGCTCACAGGCG gttgtttccagtattttgctATTACAACGCTTCAATGAACACCTTCGCGCACATGTGCAAGTATACCTGGgggataaattcctggaagtgtAA
- the TAOK2 gene encoding serine/threonine-protein kinase TAO2 isoform X3 — protein sequence MPAGGRAGSLKDPDVAELFFKDDPEKLFSDLREIGHGSFGAVYFARDVRNSEVVAIKKMSYSGKQSNEKWQDIIKEVRFLQKLRHPNTIQYRGCYLREHTAWLVMEYCLGSASDLLEVHKKPLQEVEIAAVTHGALQGLAYLHSHNMIHRDVKAGNILLSEPGLVKLGDFGSASIMAPANSFVGTPYWMAPEVILAMDEGQYDGKVDVWSLGITCIELAERKPPLFNMNAMSALYHIAQNESPVLQSGHWSEYFRNFVDSCLQKIPQDRPTSEVLLKHRFVLRERPPTVIMDLIQRTKDAVRELDNLQYRKMKKILFQEAPNGPGAEAPEEEEEAEPYMHRAGTLTSLESSHSVPSMSISASSQSSSVNSLADASDNEEEEEEEEEEEEEEEGPEAREMAMMQEGEHTVTSHSSIIHRLPGSDNLYDDPYQPEMTPGPLQPPAAPAPTSTTSSARRRAYCRNRDHFATIRTASLVSRQIQEHEQDSALREQLSGYKRMRRQHQKQLLALESRLRGEREEHSARLQRELEAQRAGFGAEAEKLSRRHQAIGEKEARAAQAEERKFQQHILGQQKKELAALLEAQKRTYKLRKEQLKEELQENPSTPKREKAEWLLRQKEQLQQCQAEEEAGLLRRQRQYFELQCRQYKRKMLLARHSLDQDLLREDLNKKQTQKDLECALLLRQHEATRELELRQLQAVQRTRAELTRLQHQTELGNQLEYNKRREQELRQKHAAQVRQQPKSLKVMNLGLPLSFLSCVALFLGC from the exons ATGCCAGCTGGGGGCCGGGCCGGGAGCCTGAAGGACCCCGATGTGGCTGAGCTCTTCTTCAAAGATGACCCTGAAAAGCTCTTTTCTGACCTCCGGGAAATCGGCCATGGCAGCTTTGGAGCCGTGTACTTT GCCCGGGATGTCCGGAATAGTGAGGTGGTGGCCATCAAGAAGATGTCCTACAGTGGGAAGCAGTCAAATGAG AAGTGGCAGGACATCATCAAAGAGGTGCGGTTCCTACAGAAGCTCCGGCATCCCAATACCATTCAGTACCGGGGCTGTTACCTGAGGGAGCACACGGCTTGG CTGGTGATGGAGTATTGCCTGGGCTCAGCTTCTGACCTTCTAGAAG TGCACAAGAAACCCCTTCAGGAGGTGGAGATTGCAGCTGTGACTCACGGAGCCCTTCAGGGCCTGGCTTATCTGCACTCCCACAACATGATCCATAG GGATGTGAAGGCTGGAAACATCCTGCTGTCAGAGCCAGGCTTGGTGAAGCTGGGGGACTTCGGCTCTGCATCCATCATGGCACCTGCCAACTCCTTTGTGGGCACCCCGTACTG GATGGCTCCAGAAGTGATCCTGGCAATGGATGAGGGGCAATATGATGGCAAGGTGGATGTCTGGTCCTTGGGCATAACCTGCATTGAGCTGG CGGAACGGAAACCACCGCTGTTTAACATGAATGCGATGAGTGCCTTATACCACATTGCACAGAACGAGTCCCCCGTGCTCCAGTCAGGACACTG GTCTGAGTATTTCCGGAATTTTGTCGACTCCTGCCTTCAGAAAATCCCTCAAGACAGACCAACCTCAGAGGTTCTTTTGAAG CACCGTTTTGTGCTCCGGGAGCGGCCACCTACAGTCATCATGGACTTAATCCAGAGGACCAAGGATGCTGTTCGGGAGCTGGACAACCTGCAGTACCGCAAGATGAAGAAGATACTGTTCCAAGAGGCACCCAATGGCCCTGGCGCTgaggccccagaggaggaggag GAGGCAGAGCCCTACATGCACCGGGCTGGGACGCTGACCAGTCTAGAGAGTAGCCACTCAGTGCCCAGCATGTCCATCAGCGCCTCCAGCCAAAGCAGCTCCGTCAACAGCCTAGCAGATGCTTCTGACaacgaggaggaagaggaagaggaagaagaggaggaggaggaggaggaaggccctGAAGCCCGGGAGATGGCCATGATGCAGGAAGGGGAGCACACAGTCACTTCCCACAGCTCCATCATCCACCGGCTGCCG GGCTCTGACAACCTGTATGATGACCCCTACCAGCCAGAGATGACCCCAGGCCCTCTCCAGCCACCTGCAGCCCCGGCTCCCACCTCTACCACCTCTTCTGCCCGTCGCCGGGCCTACTGCCGCAATCGGGACCACTTTGCCACCATCCGTACTGCCTCCCTG GTCAGCCGACAGATCCAGGAGCATGAGCAGGACTCAGCTCTGCGGGAGCAGCTGAGCGGCTATAAGCGTATGCGACGACAGCACCAGAAACAGCTGCTGGCGTTGGAGTCGAGGCTGAGGGGTGAACGTGAGGAGCATAGTGCACGGCTGCAGCGGGAGCTCGAGGCACAGCGGGCTGGCTTTGGGGCTGAGGCAGAAAAGCTGTCACGGCGGCACCAGGCCATCGGAGAAAAAGAGGCGCGAGCTGCCCAAGCTGAGGAGCGTAAGTTCCAACAGCACATCCTCGGGCAACAGAAGAAGGAACTGGCCGCCCTGCTGGAAGCGCAGAAGAGAACCTACAAACTTCGGAAGGAGCAGCTAAAGGAG GAGCTCCAGGAGAACCCCAGCACACCCAAGCGGGAGAAGGCTGAGTGGCTTTTGCGGCAGAAGGAGCAGCTACAGCagtgccaggcagaggaggaggctgggctgctACGGCGGCAGCGCCAGTACTTTGAGCTGCAGTGTCGCCAGTACAAACGCAAGATGCTGCTGGCTCGTCACAGCCTGGACCAGGATCTGCTGCGAGAG GACTTGAacaagaaacagacacagaaggacTTGGAGTGTGCATTGCTGCTACGGCAGCATGAGGCCACACGGGAGCTGGAGCTACGGCAGCTCCAAGCTGTACAGCGCACTCGGGCTGAGCTCACCCGCCTGCAGCACCAGACGGAGTTGGGCAACCAGCTGGAGTACAACAAGCGGCGTGAGCAAGAGTTGCGGCAGAAGCATGCAGCCCAGGTTCGCCAGCAGCCCAAGAGCCTCAAA gTGATGAACCTGGGACTTCCTCtgtctttcctcagctgtgttgCTCTCTTCCTTGGGTGTTGA